A genomic window from Streptomyces sp. HUAS YS2 includes:
- a CDS encoding DUF349 domain-containing protein, whose translation MSSDPWGRVDETGTVYVRTADGEKVVGSWQAGTPEEALAYFERKYEGLVVEIGLLERRVRTTDLSAKDATTAIEHLRQQIDEHHAVGDLDALAKRLDKLVETVDSRREERKVQKAKQADEARHAKEALVVEAEELAQSEQWRAAGERLRALVDTWKGLPRLDRKSDDELWHRFSHARSAFSKRRKAHFASLDAQREEARKAKEALVAEAESLSNSTDWGATAARYRELMADWKAAGRAQREHEDDLWNRFRGAQDVFFAARSGVFAERDAEQTENLKLKEELATEAEKLVPVTDLKAARAAFRNVNERWEAIGHVPRDARPKVEGRMHAVERAIQEAEEAEWRRTNPEARARAAGLTGQLQDAVDKLQKQIDAARAAGNDAKADKLARELEGRQALLDQALKGLEEFGG comes from the coding sequence GTGAGCAGCGACCCGTGGGGCCGCGTCGACGAGACGGGCACCGTGTACGTGCGTACGGCCGACGGCGAGAAGGTCGTCGGTTCCTGGCAGGCCGGCACCCCTGAGGAGGCACTGGCCTACTTCGAGCGCAAGTACGAGGGCCTGGTTGTCGAGATCGGCCTCCTCGAGCGTCGGGTGAGGACCACCGACCTCTCGGCGAAGGACGCCACGACCGCCATCGAGCACCTGCGTCAGCAGATCGACGAGCACCACGCCGTCGGTGACCTGGACGCGCTGGCGAAGCGGCTGGACAAGCTGGTCGAGACCGTGGACTCGCGCCGCGAGGAGCGCAAGGTCCAGAAGGCGAAGCAGGCCGACGAGGCGCGCCACGCCAAGGAGGCGCTGGTCGTCGAGGCGGAGGAGCTGGCGCAGAGCGAGCAGTGGCGGGCCGCCGGTGAGCGGCTGCGCGCGCTGGTGGACACCTGGAAGGGCCTGCCGCGGCTCGACCGGAAGTCCGACGACGAGCTGTGGCACCGCTTCTCGCACGCCCGCTCGGCCTTCTCGAAGCGCCGCAAGGCGCACTTCGCGTCGCTGGACGCGCAGCGCGAGGAGGCCCGCAAGGCGAAGGAGGCGCTGGTCGCCGAGGCGGAGTCGCTGTCGAACTCCACCGACTGGGGTGCGACGGCCGCCCGCTACCGCGAGCTGATGGCGGACTGGAAGGCGGCGGGCCGGGCCCAGCGCGAGCACGAGGACGACCTGTGGAACCGCTTCCGCGGCGCCCAGGACGTGTTCTTCGCGGCCCGCTCCGGGGTCTTCGCCGAGCGCGACGCCGAGCAGACCGAGAACCTCAAGCTGAAGGAGGAACTCGCGACCGAGGCCGAGAAGCTGGTGCCGGTGACGGACCTGAAGGCGGCCCGCGCGGCCTTCCGGAACGTCAACGAGCGCTGGGAGGCCATCGGCCACGTGCCGCGCGACGCCCGCCCGAAGGTCGAGGGCCGGATGCACGCGGTGGAGCGGGCGATCCAGGAGGCCGAGGAGGCCGAGTGGCGCCGGACGAACCCGGAGGCGCGGGCGCGTGCCGCGGGTCTGACCGGTCAGCTCCAGGACGCGGTCGACAAGCTGCAGAAGCAGATCGACGCGGCCCGTGCGGCGGGCAACGACGCCAAGGCCGACAAGCTCGCCAGGGAACTGGAGGGCCGCCAGGCGCTGCTCGACCAGGCGCTGAAGGGCCTTGAGGAGTTCGGCGGCTGA
- a CDS encoding response regulator transcription factor: protein MIRILLADDHPVVREGLRGMLAAEPDLDVVGEAPNGPRAEALCAELRPDIVLMDLRMPGGGGVESIRRIRAAGLPCRVVVLTTYETDGDILRAVEAGAAGYLLKDLAGAELAEAIRSAARGETVLAPSVAARLVDQLRTKPERPRLSERETAVLRLVAEGCTNAEIGRRLYIGESTVKTHLLRVFGKLGVDDRTAAVTSALRHGLLDG from the coding sequence GTGATCCGGATCCTGCTCGCCGACGACCACCCGGTGGTACGGGAGGGACTGCGCGGCATGCTGGCCGCGGAGCCGGACCTCGACGTGGTCGGCGAGGCGCCGAACGGCCCGCGGGCCGAGGCGCTGTGCGCCGAACTCCGGCCGGACATCGTGCTGATGGACCTGAGGATGCCGGGCGGCGGCGGGGTCGAGTCGATCCGCCGGATCCGGGCGGCCGGTCTGCCCTGCCGGGTCGTCGTCCTCACGACGTACGAGACGGACGGGGACATCCTGCGCGCGGTGGAGGCGGGTGCGGCCGGCTACCTCCTGAAGGACCTGGCGGGCGCCGAACTCGCGGAGGCGATCCGGTCCGCGGCCCGGGGCGAGACCGTGCTGGCTCCGTCGGTGGCGGCCCGGCTGGTGGACCAGCTGCGGACGAAGCCGGAGCGGCCTCGGCTGTCGGAGCGGGAGACGGCGGTGCTGCGGCTGGTCGCGGAGGGCTGCACGAACGCGGAGATCGGCCGCCGGCTCTACATCGGGGAGTCCACGGTGAAGACGCATCTGCTGCGGGTCTTCGGCAAGCTCGGCGTCGACGACCGCACGGCGGCGGTGACGAGCGCGCTGCGGCACGGACTGCTCGACGGCTGA
- a CDS encoding peptidylprolyl isomerase, with translation MVSSDQRRRQLAREKFERQQQRREAARRKARRRNAIVAAGLAVVLASGGAVYASVALTDDDTDKSSDNAAPSGSPTPTASESKAPEPKMAIDAEAKYTMSLDTSRGAISIAMDAAKTPRTVNSFKHLADKEYFDGTKCHRLTTSGIFVLQCGDPKGDGTGGPGYTIPDENLTALGKAGADGSVTFPAGTVAMANTMQPNTGGSQFFLVYKDTKLPPQFTPFGTIDAAGLKVVQEIAKAGVAGGATDGAPKTTVTVEKAAVRKA, from the coding sequence GTGGTCAGCAGCGATCAGCGGCGGCGGCAGCTCGCCAGGGAGAAGTTCGAGCGGCAGCAGCAGCGCCGGGAGGCGGCGCGCAGGAAGGCCAGGCGCCGCAACGCGATCGTCGCGGCGGGGCTCGCCGTGGTGCTCGCCTCGGGCGGCGCCGTGTACGCCTCGGTCGCGCTGACCGACGACGACACGGACAAGAGCTCGGACAACGCGGCGCCGAGCGGCAGCCCGACGCCCACCGCGTCCGAGTCGAAGGCTCCCGAGCCGAAGATGGCGATCGACGCCGAGGCGAAGTACACGATGTCCCTGGACACGAGCCGGGGCGCGATCTCGATCGCGATGGACGCGGCGAAGACCCCGCGCACGGTGAACTCTTTCAAGCACCTCGCGGACAAGGAGTACTTCGACGGCACGAAGTGCCACCGCCTCACCACCTCCGGCATCTTCGTCCTCCAGTGCGGCGACCCCAAGGGCGACGGCACCGGCGGCCCCGGCTACACGATCCCGGACGAGAACCTGACGGCGCTCGGCAAGGCGGGCGCGGACGGCTCCGTGACCTTCCCTGCCGGCACTGTGGCCATGGCCAACACGATGCAGCCGAACACCGGCGGCAGCCAGTTCTTCCTCGTCTACAAGGACACCAAGCTGCCTCCGCAGTTCACCCCCTTCGGCACGATCGACGCGGCCGGCCTGAAGGTCGTCCAGGAGATCGCGAAGGCCGGTGTCGCGGGCGGAGCCACGGACGGAGCGCCCAAGACGACCGTCACCGTGGAGAAGGCCGCGGTCCGGAAGGCGTGA
- the hisS gene encoding histidine--tRNA ligase, with the protein MSTFKAPKGTFDLIPPFSATYLAVRDAISTPLRTAGYGYVETPGFEDVDLFARGVGESTDIVTKEMYTLTTKGGANLALRPEGTASVLRAALEANMHKAGGLPVKLWYSGSYYRYERPQKGRYRHFSQVGAEAIGAEDPALDAELIILADQAYRSLGLRNFRILLNSLGDKECRPVYREALQGFLRGLDLDEETRRRIEINPLRVLDDKRADVQKQLVGAPLLKDYLCEACKAYHSEVRELLTAAGVVFEDDEKLVRGLDYYTRTTFEFVHDGLGSQSAVGGGGRYDGLSEMIGGPALPSVGWALGVDRTVLALEAEGIELDVPPATSVFAVPLGEEARRVLFGVVTELRKAGVATDFGYGAKGLKSHMKNANRSGARYTIVAGERDLAEGVVQLKDMESGEQEAVAVDKLVETVRAKLA; encoded by the coding sequence GTGAGCACCTTCAAGGCCCCCAAGGGCACGTTCGACCTGATCCCGCCGTTCTCCGCGACGTACCTGGCCGTCCGGGACGCCATCTCGACGCCGCTGCGCACGGCCGGCTACGGCTACGTCGAGACGCCGGGCTTCGAGGACGTCGACCTCTTCGCCCGCGGTGTCGGTGAGTCCACCGACATCGTCACCAAGGAGATGTACACCCTCACCACCAAGGGCGGCGCCAACCTGGCGCTGCGCCCCGAGGGCACCGCCTCCGTGCTGCGCGCGGCACTGGAGGCCAACATGCACAAGGCCGGCGGCCTGCCGGTCAAGCTCTGGTACTCCGGCTCGTACTACCGCTACGAGCGCCCGCAGAAGGGCCGCTACCGCCACTTCTCGCAGGTCGGTGCCGAGGCCATCGGCGCCGAGGACCCGGCGCTCGACGCCGAGCTGATCATCCTGGCCGACCAGGCGTACCGCTCGCTCGGCCTGCGGAACTTCCGCATCCTGCTGAACTCGCTCGGCGACAAGGAGTGCCGCCCCGTCTACCGCGAGGCGCTCCAGGGCTTCCTGCGCGGCCTCGACCTCGACGAGGAGACCCGCCGCCGGATCGAGATCAACCCGCTGCGGGTGCTCGACGACAAGCGGGCCGACGTGCAGAAGCAGCTGGTCGGCGCGCCGCTGCTCAAGGACTACCTGTGCGAGGCCTGCAAGGCCTACCACTCCGAGGTCCGCGAGCTGCTGACCGCGGCGGGCGTGGTCTTCGAGGACGACGAGAAGCTGGTCCGCGGCCTGGACTACTACACCCGCACGACCTTCGAGTTCGTGCACGACGGTCTGGGCTCGCAGTCCGCGGTGGGCGGCGGCGGCCGCTACGACGGCCTGTCCGAGATGATCGGCGGCCCGGCGCTCCCGTCGGTCGGCTGGGCGCTCGGCGTGGACCGCACCGTCCTCGCCCTGGAGGCCGAGGGCATCGAGCTGGACGTCCCGCCGGCCACCAGCGTCTTCGCCGTGCCGCTCGGCGAGGAGGCCCGCCGGGTGCTGTTCGGTGTCGTCACCGAGCTGCGCAAGGCCGGGGTGGCGACGGACTTCGGCTACGGCGCCAAGGGCCTGAAGAGCCACATGAAGAACGCCAACCGGTCCGGCGCCCGCTACACGATCGTGGCCGGCGAGCGCGACCTCGCCGAGGGTGTCGTCCAGCTGAAGGACATGGAGTCCGGAGAGCAGGAGGCGGTCGCAGTGGACAAGCTCGTGGAGACCGTACGGGCCAAGCTGGCCTGA
- a CDS encoding RelA/SpoT family protein: MPDEVQPLSAAQPDPQAEKAAPGPATPQDKPAENRPAPDRAPAAPAPLATPRPTPSSAARPGGSSNRVRARLARLGVQRQSPYNPVLEPLLRIVRSNDPKIETATLRQVERAYQVAERWHRGQKRKSGDPYITHPLAVTTILAELGMDPATLMAGLLHDTVEDTEYGLDTLRRDFGDQVALLVDGVTKLDKVKFGEAAQAETVRKMVVAMAKDPRVLVIKLADRLHNMRTMRYLKREKQEKKARETLEIYAPLAHRLGMNTIKWELEDLAFAILYPKMYDEIVRLVAERAPKRDEYLAIVTDEVQSDLRAARIKATVTGRPKHYYSVYQKMIVRGRDFAEIYDLVGIRVLVDTVRDCYAALGTVHARWNPVPGRFKDYIAMPKFNMYQSLHTTVIGPNGKPVELQIRTFDMHRRAEYGIAAHWKYKQEAVAGASKVRTDVPKKAGKDDHINDMAWLRQLLDWQKETEDPSEFLESLRFDLSRNEVFVFTPKGDVIALPAGATPVDFAYAVHTEVGHRTIGARVNGRLVPLESTLDNGDLVEVFTSKAAGAGPSRDWLGFVKSPRARNKIRAWFSKERRDEAIEQGKDAIARAMRKQNLPIQRILTGDSLVTLAHEMRYTDISSLYAAIGEGHVTAQSIVQKLVQALGGEEAATEDIAETAPPSRGRTKRRSNADPGVVVKGVEDVWVKLARCCTPVPGDPIIGFVTRGSGVSVHRADCVNVDSLSQQPERMLDVEWAPTQSSVFLVAIQVEALDRSRLLSDVTRVLSDQHVNILSAAVQTSRDRVATSRFTFEMGDPKHLGHVLKAVRGVEGVYDVYRVTSARRP, from the coding sequence TTGCCAGACGAGGTCCAGCCACTCTCCGCCGCGCAGCCCGACCCGCAGGCTGAGAAGGCCGCGCCGGGACCCGCCACGCCCCAGGACAAGCCTGCGGAGAACCGGCCGGCGCCCGACCGTGCCCCGGCCGCCCCGGCGCCGCTCGCCACTCCCCGGCCCACGCCGAGCTCCGCCGCCCGACCGGGCGGCTCCTCCAACCGGGTGCGGGCCCGCCTCGCCCGGCTGGGCGTCCAGCGCCAGTCGCCGTACAACCCGGTCCTCGAACCGCTGCTGCGGATCGTCCGGTCGAACGACCCGAAGATCGAGACCGCGACGCTGCGCCAGGTCGAGCGGGCCTACCAGGTCGCCGAGCGCTGGCACCGCGGCCAGAAGCGCAAGAGCGGCGACCCGTACATCACGCACCCGCTCGCCGTCACCACCATCCTCGCCGAGCTGGGCATGGACCCGGCCACCCTGATGGCCGGCCTGCTGCACGACACCGTCGAGGACACCGAGTACGGCCTGGACACGCTGCGCCGCGACTTCGGCGACCAGGTCGCCCTGCTCGTCGACGGCGTCACCAAGCTGGACAAGGTCAAGTTCGGCGAGGCCGCCCAGGCCGAGACCGTCCGCAAGATGGTCGTCGCCATGGCCAAGGACCCCCGCGTCCTGGTCATCAAGCTCGCCGACCGCCTGCACAACATGCGCACCATGCGGTACCTCAAGCGCGAGAAGCAGGAGAAGAAGGCGCGCGAGACCCTGGAGATCTACGCGCCGCTCGCCCACCGCCTGGGCATGAACACCATCAAGTGGGAGCTGGAGGACCTCGCCTTCGCGATCCTCTACCCCAAGATGTACGACGAGATCGTCCGCCTGGTCGCCGAGCGCGCCCCCAAGCGGGACGAGTACCTCGCGATAGTGACCGACGAGGTCCAGTCCGACCTGCGCGCCGCCCGCATCAAGGCGACCGTCACCGGCCGGCCGAAGCACTACTACAGCGTCTACCAGAAGATGATCGTCCGCGGCCGCGATTTCGCGGAGATCTACGACCTGGTCGGCATCCGCGTCCTCGTCGACACGGTCCGCGACTGCTACGCCGCCCTCGGCACCGTCCACGCGCGATGGAACCCGGTCCCCGGCCGGTTCAAGGACTACATCGCGATGCCGAAGTTCAACATGTACCAGTCGCTGCACACGACGGTCATCGGACCCAACGGCAAGCCGGTCGAGCTGCAGATCCGCACCTTCGACATGCACCGCCGCGCCGAGTACGGCATCGCCGCGCACTGGAAGTACAAGCAGGAGGCCGTCGCCGGCGCCTCCAAGGTGCGCACCGACGTGCCGAAGAAGGCCGGCAAGGACGACCACATCAACGACATGGCGTGGCTGCGCCAGCTGCTCGACTGGCAGAAGGAGACCGAGGACCCCTCGGAGTTCCTGGAGTCGCTCCGCTTCGACCTGTCGCGCAACGAGGTCTTCGTCTTCACCCCGAAGGGCGACGTCATAGCGCTGCCCGCCGGCGCCACCCCCGTCGACTTCGCGTACGCGGTCCACACCGAGGTGGGCCACCGCACCATAGGCGCACGCGTCAACGGACGCCTGGTGCCGCTCGAGTCGACCCTGGACAACGGCGACCTCGTCGAGGTCTTCACGTCCAAGGCCGCCGGCGCCGGCCCGTCCCGGGACTGGCTCGGCTTCGTCAAGTCGCCGCGGGCCCGCAACAAGATCCGCGCCTGGTTCTCCAAGGAGCGCCGCGACGAGGCCATCGAGCAGGGCAAGGACGCCATCGCGCGGGCCATGCGCAAGCAGAACCTGCCGATCCAGCGGATCCTCACCGGAGACTCCCTGGTCACCCTCGCCCACGAGATGCGCTACACCGACATCTCCTCGCTGTACGCGGCGATCGGCGAGGGCCATGTCACCGCGCAGTCCATCGTGCAGAAGCTGGTCCAGGCGCTCGGCGGCGAGGAGGCCGCCACCGAGGACATCGCCGAGACCGCGCCGCCGTCCCGCGGCCGCACCAAGCGCCGGTCGAACGCCGACCCGGGCGTGGTCGTCAAGGGCGTCGAGGACGTCTGGGTGAAGCTGGCCCGCTGCTGCACCCCGGTGCCCGGCGACCCGATCATCGGCTTCGTCACCCGCGGCAGCGGCGTCTCGGTGCACCGCGCCGACTGCGTCAACGTCGACTCGCTGTCCCAGCAGCCCGAGCGGATGCTGGACGTCGAATGGGCGCCCACCCAGTCCTCGGTGTTCCTGGTCGCCATCCAGGTCGAGGCGCTGGACCGGTCCCGCCTGCTCTCGGACGTCACCCGCGTGCTCTCCGACCAGCACGTGAACATCCTGTCCGCGGCCGTGCAGACCTCCCGCGACCGGGTGGCCACCTCGCGCTTCACCTTCGAGATGGGCGACCCGAAGCACCTCGGACACGTCCTGAAGGCGGTCCGCGGCGTGGAGGGCGTGTACGACGTCTACCGCGTCACCTCGGCCCGCCGGCCGTAG
- a CDS encoding MBL fold metallo-hydrolase has product MLIAGFPAGAWGTNCYLVAPAAGEECVIIDPGHQAAQGVEETLKKHRLKPVAVVLTHGHIDHVASVVPVCGAHDVPAWIHPQDRYMMSDPEKALGRSIGMPLMGELTVGEPDDVRELSDGAKLELAGMEFSVAHAPGHTKGSVTFRMPKTQEIPSVFFSGDLLFAGSIGRTDLPGGDMDEMLESLARVCLPLDNSTVVLSGHGPQTTIGQERATNPYLREVAAGLGSTQAPRRGM; this is encoded by the coding sequence GTGCTGATTGCCGGGTTCCCCGCCGGGGCCTGGGGGACCAACTGCTACCTGGTCGCCCCCGCCGCAGGCGAGGAGTGCGTGATCATCGACCCGGGCCACCAGGCCGCCCAGGGGGTCGAGGAGACGCTGAAGAAGCATCGGCTCAAGCCGGTCGCGGTGGTCCTCACCCACGGCCACATCGACCATGTCGCCTCCGTCGTCCCGGTCTGCGGTGCCCATGACGTTCCCGCGTGGATCCACCCCCAGGACCGCTACATGATGAGCGACCCGGAGAAGGCCCTCGGCCGGTCCATCGGGATGCCGCTCATGGGCGAGCTGACCGTGGGGGAGCCGGACGACGTCCGCGAGCTCTCCGACGGCGCGAAGCTGGAGCTGGCCGGCATGGAGTTCTCCGTCGCGCACGCGCCCGGCCATACCAAGGGGTCGGTGACCTTCCGGATGCCCAAGACCCAGGAGATCCCTTCGGTCTTCTTCTCGGGCGACCTGCTGTTCGCCGGCTCCATCGGACGCACCGACCTGCCCGGCGGTGACATGGACGAGATGCTCGAATCGCTGGCCCGCGTGTGCCTGCCGCTCGACAACTCGACCGTGGTGCTGTCCGGACACGGTCCCCAGACGACCATCGGCCAGGAGCGCGCCACCAACCCGTATCTCCGGGAAGTGGCCGCCGGCCTCGGGAGCACGCAGGCTCCCCGACGAGGAATGTGA